The genomic window GCACCTTTAACCCTTTGTGCTCACTCGGCACGGACCTGTGCCACATCTACACTTATGGTAATTTGCCAtatgaataatacacaactctttatatggacatcctgggggtgttcTGCCTGCTaaacttcagtaaaaaaaaaaagatcacacattcaggctttaaaaatgtgttttttagtcttcttacgtgttgttgagtcaatgttatgattaattttatgtgacatttttagtagtgatataaggTAGCAATGATTGTGACATAGaccgcttttcttttctttttgtacataaaaaaagagccaagtgaactttgaactgtgacatatttccaaatttcacaaattcaatccgattttaaacatgttgagtacatttgctcaggtgtgttaatATAGTTATAAATGATGGTTgcgctgaaaaaaggatataagacactctatgttgcacattcttataccctctgtctatactgtatgtttaaacatagtaatggaaaaatgcAGCTAAAaggctctgtgttctaagggttaaagctTTGTATCCCGATATTTCCTTTGCGAGATATTATCTGAAGATGTGCTGCCCATAACAGTTTTAACTTTCGCTTATTTCATAAAACAATCAGTGTATTTTTCATTAACATCTATACATGGCACCAGCCTTAAAAGCcatattaaacacaaacaatcaaatatATCGATTATATATTATCTGTAATTTGGTAGACAGCAGAGATTATTTCAAAGTCATAAGAAACCTTGGGTGCACATCTCTAACACCTCCATTTGCACTTTACCTTCAGGTATGGCCATGAATCCCTGGACAACACAAGTACAAGATGAACCAGGACCAGTCTAACCACAGTTGAACCAGGATGGAGTCAAGAGGTTGGTCTTAGTCCAGGAACAATTGCAGATCAGATTGAAGCAAACGCAgacatttgataaaaaaatctaacaaaTAACTCTACAGAGGCCTCACTCTCAAAGTCCTGCTGGACATGAGAATGTTCTATGATACTGTTTGGATCTTCTGTAAGTGGATGGACATAGGAGCTTGTTCGCGGACGTGCACAATTACCCGTTAATTgccttattttctttcttaaattaACACAATTAGATTTCAAGTTTACAACTGGTTGAGGTAAGCAGGAACAATTTGTTAATGACCTTAAGGTGCTGTAAGTCCTCCGCTTAATTTGCCCGGCGCTAAGGAAGACAAATTGTGTGCCACCTGGGATACTTTAAGTTAGAAGGGCAATAAGCAAGGACAAGCAACTATGAAAGCAAAAATCTACATGAaacagagagataaaaaaaatacatttaatgtgtCAAGCAAGTCCAAATATAAAaagcaagaaaacaacattaaccAAAACTagatcaaacaaacaaacaccataaataaaagtacaaaatttaatttattgagCACAACCAACCAACTTATTGAGCACAATCAAGCAGATCAAGACCATTGTAGAAGCTTCCTTTGTAGTCCATAACTATAAGCGTTTGCTACGTTACAACAAGGTCACTGCAGATGAGGCACTGAGGTTAATCCAGTCAGGATAAGCACACACAGGCAGTCTTTCAAATGGAATCAGATGCTGATGGTTGGAATGTATTTGTTGAACAATCAATAAATGGAGATTGAACTGAAGGTATGAAAACTGACAGTCAACGCTCCTGGAGGTTTCACTGAAATTAGGCTAGACAGAAAACAGTGAGGTTTAAGTATAGGATTTTGAAGACATCAGTCGATGCATGACTGGTGATAAATGTACATAGACTCAAAACAACGCCATGATTATCCCACACtgaatcatttaaaatacagttgACAGGAAACATGTCAACTGCACATATTCATCTTGAATTAGGATTAACACAATTCATCTGTTAAGTGGAGCAAATTACTTTGTGCCCTGGCCTTTCAAGCCAGGATGTTAAGATTAATTATCGGCCTCTTTTACCTCCTGTACTACCTCACAATCCCGTAATCCCATTTCGGCAATTTGAAGATTGGGTTAGTGGTGAGGTATAAAAATCACTCTGCTCAACTCTGACTCTCGTGTCCATCAGTTACTAGGTTTTGCAAGTCAGGAAGCTCAGTAGAACACCAGGCAAGCCAAGATGGTATGGGATGGAGGAATCGAGCCAAATGGCACAGAGGGCAAGAACTTCTACGTCCCCATGTCCAACAGGAGTGGGATTGTTAGAAGTCCTTTTGAATATCCTCAGTATTACATGGTAGACCCCATGATGTACAAATTACTAGCGTGCTACATGTTTTTCCTGATCTGCACTGGAACCCCCATCAACGGACTGACCTTGCTCGTCACGGCCCAGAACAAGAAACTCCGCCAACCTCTCAACTACATCCTGGTCAACTTGGCTGTGGCTGGACTCATCATGTGCTGCTTTGGATTCACCATCACAATCACCTCTGCTTTCAATGGCTACTTTATTCTTGGAGCCACTGCCTGCCAAGTTGAAGGGTTCATGGCCACACTTGGAGGTAAAATATGAACTTGACTTTCAGATCATCTAATATTTTTCCCCCCAGTATGAAGATCACCAAAAAGATGCTCTTTGTTCTCTCCACAGGTGAAGTTgctctctggtctctggtcgTCCTGGCTGTGGAGAGATACATTGTCGTCTGCAAACCCATGGGAAGCTTCAAGTTCTCTGGTGCTCACGCAGCAGCTGGAGTCGCTTTCACCTGGATCATGGCTTTCGCATGCGCCGGACCCCCACTGTTTGGCTGGTCCAGGTAAAATCACATTTGGGTCTTTCACTTGACAATAAATAAGGAGATCAAAATGTAAAGGTATGTGTACGAGGTTAGTTGAGTGGCTGGAGTTAATGGCTCTTGTTGTATTGAACACAGATACCTCCCCGAGGGCATG from Solea senegalensis isolate Sse05_10M linkage group LG4, IFAPA_SoseM_1, whole genome shotgun sequence includes these protein-coding regions:
- the LOC122768075 gene encoding green-sensitive opsin-like; this encodes MVWDGGIEPNGTEGKNFYVPMSNRSGIVRSPFEYPQYYMVDPMMYKLLACYMFFLICTGTPINGLTLLVTAQNKKLRQPLNYILVNLAVAGLIMCCFGFTITITSAFNGYFILGATACQVEGFMATLGGEVALWSLVVLAVERYIVVCKPMGSFKFSGAHAAAGVAFTWIMAFACAGPPLFGWSRYLPEGMQCSCGPDYYTLAPGFNNESYVIYMFVVHFFIPVFLIFFTYGSLVLTVKAAAAQQQESESTQKAEREVTRMCVLMVIGFLVAWTPYATFTGWIFMNKGASFTALTASIPAFFAKSSALYNPVIYVLFNKQFRNCMLGAIGMGGMVQDETSVSASKTEVSSVSTAS